Part of the Triticum aestivum cultivar Chinese Spring chromosome 4D, IWGSC CS RefSeq v2.1, whole genome shotgun sequence genome is shown below.
AACATTTGTACAGTAGCATTTTTCTATGATATTGTCAGGACTTGGTTTCCAGTTCAAGTTCTGGAATCACTCCCATCCTAGAACATTTTCGTTCACAAATACAGCGCAGTAGGTCTTAATCCAATCTATGGTTTCTGATATCGGATATATTTGTGGAAATTGTGTATCCCCCAAAGGCTGAAGTGAAATGCCGATATGTTGGTTTGAAGCTGAACTGAATTAAGTTTATCAAACATTGTGTAGAAGTGAAATGCTGATATATGCTTTCACTGCTTATTTGTGGATCTGAAAGTTTTCTTCGATTAAATGGCGTTGGTTGTAACTGAATAGAATGCATCGACTTGCAAATGCGAGATTATTCTGCTTTATAAGTATATAAAGGAATACATTTCCCTGATAGTGTTCGTAATGTGCCTGAAAAGTTTATATCCTCTGAAGAAGCAAGTTGCATCCTGTCCTGTGCACACACCCAATTGTTTATTGTATGGAAGAAAAAGAAAGGTAGCATCCAAAAGATAAGATGCCTACCCGATATAGTCTTCCTAGAGTAAAATTGTCATTTCCTGCTTGTGATATTGTAAGCAAGTTCTACAAGTCTCAAGTGACAAGATAGCTTCATCAGTGTTTGTGACTACATAAGTAGATTTGATTGAACTTCCAGTTATGGTTTCTTGAGGAGAACATTCCTTGTTTGTTTTCTTGCGTAGAACAGTTCTTGCCTACAGATTGTGATTTCAAGGGGTTTCCCAGTTCAGTTTGGAATTCAGCCCTGTCTTAGCTTTAATTGAGGCCCTTTTGATATTGAATATACCGGTGAGAATTTTTTGTGTCTTGATATCTTGTAGAAGTAAAACTTCTTGATTAAAGCAATTTCCCACACCCATGTTTATATGCTACGGAAGAAAAGAATGGTGGCATTCAAAGGACAACATGCCTACCTGATACAATCTTCCTATAGTAAAATTGTCGTTTCCTGCTTGTGGTATTCTAAGCAAGTTCTGCAAGTCTCAAATGATAATAAGACAGCTTCATCAGTGTTTGTGACCACACAGGTGGATTTAGCTCAACTTCCAGTTATTGTCTCTTGAGAACATTCCTTGCTTGTTATCTTGCGTAGAAGAATTCTTGTTTACTCATTGTGATCTCAAGGGGTTTCCAAGTTCAGTCTGTAATTCAACCCTGGATATGGCAGCACAATATGTCTTAGCTTTGAATGAGGGCCTTTTAGTATTTAATATATTGGCGGAATTTTTTGTATCTTTACTGATTTCTGTAGGAGCAAAATACTTATTGATTTAAGCAATTTCCAACACTTTGGTCACTCCCAACTATATATACCACGGAAGAAAAGAATGGTGACATTCAAAGGACAACATGCCTACCTGATACAGTCTTCCTAAAGTAAAATTTTCATTTCCTGCTTGTGGTGTCGTTAGGGAGTTCTGCAAGTCTCAAATGAGAAAACATCCATGCTGGATTTGTTTTGATGTTCCTTCAAAAATGTTTGCCCAGATTAATAACTCCCTTATGTCCATATTTAGTAGTATCATTTTCAGATTTTCTCCTCAGAGTTTGGTCCTTGGAGTGTGTTAACTTGCTTAAATGGTTTGCGGTTAATCTTGATTAAACGCTTTAGGAAGAAAAGGCTGAAAGTGGGACACTGGGACCAACCAACTTTCTGTTATGGACTCTTACTGaatgtcatactgtgtgctaacatATCAGTAACTTTCATGCTGCATACTAAAATTCTTAAGTTTCAGTTGAATTGATTACTATTTACTGGATCACTTTGTCACTTTCTCAACTGCTGAAATTGTTACTGCAAGAATAATGAATTATGATGATGTAAAACTGTAAAATTCTTCCCTGGATTCAACTGATCATAACCATCGAACTTGGATGACCTTTCTATGATACATTATACATGTGTACGCAATCTTGGATTTAGAATCTGACACATATAGAGTATCTTTTTTGTTGTTGTGTACCCACGATAACCATTCGCAGTTTTCTGAAACATTGAATGTGTTCTTGGCTAACTCCTTTTTCCTATTTCCTGGCTTACGCAGGTCAGCTTTACTACCCGATATGGTTATCCCTGCACCAGCTAGGGCGCCTGCAATCACCAAGTTCCTAAAGCCCTATGTTCTGAAGATGCACTTCACAAACAACTTTGTGACGGCCCAGGTCATCCACACCCCATCGGCGACcatcgcctgcgcagcgagctcTCAGGAGAAGATCCTGAGGCCAAGCATGGAGTCGACGCGGGACGTGGCTGCGGCGGCCAAGATCGGGAAGCTGCTCGGCGAGCGCCTGCTGTTCAGGGGCATCCCCGCTGTGTCCGTCTCCATGTCGAGAGACCAGACGTACCATGGCAAGGTCAAGGCCATCATCGATTCTCTCATGGCCGCCGGCGTGAAGCTGCTGTGAACGGTGGTAGCTGATCATCAGTAGCCGATTTCCACCTGGTGTTTAGTCCTGACATATGGCAGTTGTTCTTGAAGTGAAGTGCAGATAAATAGTGCCTTCAGGCTTATGATGTTTTTCAGTTTAGCTTCCCCGTGCTCGATTTCGACTTCTTGAACCTGTAACTGCCCAGGCATCACAATACAGATCAACATGTTTCTGTTCAGAACACGGGGTTTTCCGACACGTGTCGCGGGAAGGAAATTGCATCTTTTGAAACACCTGCGTTGGGAATATACTGTTACTTGAGAATCACGTTGTTGGATTCCAAGTTTTGAGACTTTTCAGGTCAAGTCTCCCATGCCCAATATAGTATGAGACCCTGAAACTTGACTACCACGGAACAACATAAGGAGTACAGTCAGCTAGCACTCACAAGGAAAGATAAATTAAAGAAGGGAAAAGCAGCGGCCAGTCCAAGAAACGTCAAACTTCCTTTTGTCTAATGGTGCATCAGCTCACACCTGCCGTGGCCCCTATATAAACGTCGGCCGCCGCGGAGGAAGTCAAAGAGGAAGGATCACCAGCGGTTCGACCGAGTTCATCTTCATCCTACAGGTGAATCCAACAAGTTCGAGTGAGTGGTGCTCCTGTTCTTCTCTTGGATGGTGTTCTTGCTCTGCTTTTGGACCTGCCTGTTTCTCATTTTGTGTTCATGCAGCAGCTGGAGACAGATAGAGAGAGGGGAGTCGGAGCGGTTGATGGAACAGGAAGGGGACAACATGGTATCTCGATCAGCATCTGTACTTCTcctttttcttgtttatttaggtGTTTCTAATCTCGATTCGTCGGTTCGGATGGCAGTAACCCTCGAAACTCGTCTCTCAGTCCTTGCTAGGAAATTCCAGCTTGGTTGTCTTATAATGATAGTCCTCTGAATTTTCTCTTTTGGTTGTTGGTTTAGTTGTGCCGCAGCCCCAAATCTTTTAGCTTGGTAGGTCACAACCGGTGTTTATCTTCTTATAGGATATAGCTGGGGATGGCATCCTGCCACAACAACATGGTCCTGCTGGGGACGGTGAAGAAACAGACCCCACAGTCAGTTCTCCAAACCATCGGCAGTAAGAAAATATATCCTTTCAGATAGAAAGCTTTGTTGATTCTGCTTCTTGCTGCAGCAATACTATGAAAATAGGCTGAAGATGCTCGATTCGCTTAGAAGCGCGGGCGTCGAGCCCTATCCGCACAAGTTCGATATCGCGATCTCCATCGCAGACTATGTGGCCAAGTACAACAGCTTGGGTGCTGGCGAACATTTGCTGACTGTCACTGAAAGCTTGGCTGGTATTGATTGTTTCTGTGTGGAAGTAACTGTAGTTAGCACTGCCAAAGTTTTCTGCTCCCTGAAATGATTTGTTTGTGCCTGCAAGGGAGGGTCATGAGCAAGAGAGTTTCCTCATCCAAACTCTTCTTTTATGATCTCTATGGCGATGGGGTGAAGGTTCAAGTCATGGCTGGGGCCAGGTATCAGTTGCATTGTTTGGATCAAGATGATGAAATTAGCATATCAGATGCATTTTGTTTGTCCATTATAATACCTTTTTCTTTATATATTTTTTCCATTACCAAAATATACGAAGTGATTTCTAGTCTCTTATCTCTCTGTTAGCTACTCAGAGGTGGCCGAAACTGAATTCTACAAGTGCCACAGTGTTGTGAAGCGGGGCGATATTGTCGGTATAATTGGATACCCAGGTTAGTAAACTTGTGTGCTTGTCCAATTTAGCAGTTCCTCGTTGAGGATTATACCTTTTCTGTGTCTGAAAGTCTGAACAATGTTAGAGAAGTCCCTGAAATTGACACTTTATATAGGATGCCTTTTCTTTCAGCTATTTTTTCCTGGCATGGTAACACTTTATTTTGACATGCATATCAGGTAGGAGTAGCAGGGGCGAACTTAGCATATTTGCCAGAAATTTAATATTGCTCTCCCCATGCCTCCATATGCTACCGAACCAGAGAACTGGGCGTTGCACTGCTGTTGCTGGCAAGGTGAGATAGTATACTAACCAGATATTCCTGATCTTGCCATATTTGTATTAGATGTAACACCTAGAAAGCGAAACAAATTACAACACCACCATCGGTGACAAGCACCAAAAATCATAAACAATCAAACAAGTAAATCTACTCTTAAGAGCTATCCTAGATATTTCACTGAACACTCATGCAGCTTTAATGATACAACATGTGGCAGACCGTGTAAAAAAACATATTAGCGAAATTGCTCCCATACTTCTTCAGAAGTGAACGGCGAGAATATAAAGTCGGCCAATGGGGCTGATTGGCACAAATTAATTGTGcactgttagagtacgtaatgggcctaatggcctgggagcccgttagtcttagggttaattagagataagggtcgcttgcttaggggtcaagtaagccttgcttgggagtcaagtaaacctctctatataaaaagaggaaatgtatcaatctaatcaagcaaaaATTAAGAAGGAAAACCCTttcctcttgcccggccgtgggcaaaaaagGCCCCCGGctggccctctcgcgccctccttctagcagcgccataacaatttggtatcagctagcttcggttcgatcatgtcttcaccgtcgcccaacccgtctcttccgctcccgggatcctccgtcgcgcccacccccgccgtcctcaccccggaggaggtgtccggggtgctgcgggacctaacccaggcggtccaggagatccgcctgttcttggccgggtcctacAGGCCGCACTCGGCtacgccgcccatcgccgccgtgGCAGCCGCTGCACCAAGCGGTCTCCGCCGTGCTCGCCGGGCGgctgcagcagccgctgcagctgccatccaccaccccgccctggctgcagtggcagccgccgcgcccggcgctccgccgcagcagccgctgcccCAGGGCGTCCCCGccgggccgctgcagctgccatccaccgccGCCCCGCCCTGGCTACAGTGGCAACCGCCGCTCCTAGCGGCCTCCGCCGTGCCCGGCGCTCCGCTGCAGCAGCCACCGCCAGTCAGCTCCGGCCCCGCATCGACCGCGCCGACGGGAGCCCCGATCCACcagatcaagttcccgccgtcGCCATTACTGCTTCCCCAGGGCGTccccatccagcagatcaagttcccgccgttgccgtcaccgcttccggcttggatcactacccgccacgtgtcggcggcagtgaggctgcaggctgctgcgcgcgcCTCCTAgtgcgtcggcgtgtgcgggagatgcgtggtctgcagctgccgctcctcccagCTGCGtttcgctgcgcaaaggacctcgatctcgtccgctgcgtcggggatcttgggcatgctgtttccccgcgggcagcgacctcaaagtttgcgacatcggcggttgggggggcgcacccctcctcgtcattctccatcgcaagccctccactcttccctgtgcggtgcagaccaacagccatacacatgcactccttttgtccaggtggtgtccatgggatccaggtggctgtacacctGCACGTCCGACatgcggatggtgtccactttttgttaaggggtccaaaataaatcgtcccagtccatttcaggttgagagtaataaaacaagccgagatgtaaaaggcttgtttttaggtgttaggtttgtgttgcatcgagtcatggttataagttggttaggctgcagctcgaggacaagctgcatgtccaggtggggtgtagtgttagagtacgtaatgggcctaatggcctgggagcccgttagtcttagggttaattagagataagggtcgcttgcttaggggtcaagtaagccttgcttgggagtcaagtaaacctctctatataaagagaggagatgtatcaatctatatcaagcaagaattaagaaggaaatccctttcctcttgcccggccgtgggcaaaaaaggcccccggccggccctctcgcgccctccgtctagcagcgccataacatgCACACTTCGGAATTTTTGTAAATTCCTCTTGGGGGGAGTACCGTCCTGTCATGCCACATCATTTTCAGAATTTAAATTATTTATGAGATAATTTAGATAATATTTTTGATCTGTACATGTTTTCTGATCACACTGCATTGTCAGCAATACAGGTATGTTACTCACTAAGGCACATAAAGGTGGACAGATAAGAAAATGCAGTCTACTTTTACCTGAAAAATATCCATCTATGTCAAGTTTAAATTCCTTGGAAATTAAGAGCATGTTATCCATGAGACCATGATATTCTACCTATACATCTGTAAAATAGATGGATACACCCTTTCATCATCAATATAAGATGTTAAAGCGTTTTGTTATTTTACAGACAACAAGAGCAAAAGCTGATGCTGATTGTTGGGTTCCAGGAATAGGAAGGAACACTGAAGCTTATGTTTTAAAGGACCAGGTTAGTGTCACCATGACCCCTTGACCGCCAAAACTCAGTTGAGATGAGAATTTAATGATGTGTTCGAGCCACACTCTATACAGTCAGTCATCAATGTTGAAAACTTGATATTAGTGCCCAGTAATGATTTAATAGGTGGATATTATATAAATACTTTCATATCATCAATTGCTGGGGTGCATACAGATACAGTGCTTCAATTTCCTTGTTCTTGTGATACCTTTAAAAAAAATTAGAACAGTTTGTGTTTTGTCACTCAAGAGGTTATTTCTGTGTTAAAAAATGTCGACCAGTTTTGAATGTTAGATCATAATTTCCTAGCTAGTTCCAACGATTTATCATCTATTTACAGGAAACTCGCTACCGCCAGAGATATCTCGACCTCATGGTAAACCATCAAGTGAGACATATCTTTAGAACACGATCCAGGGTCATTTCCTTCATCAGAAGGTTCCTCGATGAACGCAACTTTTTGGAGGTGGGTCCTGAACCATTATGCATTCTCTTTGAAGCGCTTATTTAAGAGAAGAGAAATCATTCTTTTATTTGGTTAAATGGTTTCCCATCTTGGGGGTCATTTTCCAGGTTGAGACACCAATGATGAACTTGATTCCTGGGGGAGCATCTGCAAAACCTTTTGTTACACATCACAACGAACTAAACATGGATCTCTACATGAGAATTGCTCCTGAACTCCATCTGAAGCAGTTGGTTGTGGGTGGCTTGGACCGTGTTTATGAGATTGGAAAGCAATTCAGGAATGAAGGGTTTGATTTAACTCACAGTCCTGAATTTACAGGATGTGAATTCTATATGGCTTATGCAGACTACAATGACCTGATGGAGCTTACTGAAACCATTTTGTCGGGTACGTACTTATTTTAGCAACGCATAATTTTGGCTCATGTTTACAGGCCAGACAGACCATGCCAAATGTTAGGTGTTGCACTTAGGCTAGCAAGTACTACACAAGTGATGCATCCATGACCACCCGAatcagtttttttttgttttcatttgaTTTGCATGCATGGGCTAGAAAAGCCGTCGTACGAAATTTCTGTTGAATTGCTATGAAATGTTTGTGTATCTAAGTTTTGGTAACTATGGCAGGTATGGTGATGGAGCTGACTGGTAGTACTAAGATAAAATACCATGCGAATGGAGCTGATAACCCTCCCATAGAGATCGATTTCACACCTCCTTACAGGTAGTAGATATGGCTTCTGAACATCAGGGCTGCACCTGTGAAATATGATTGATATTATCTAAGTTGTTTTCTCACTTGGGTTGTTTGGTGCTTCTATGTTATTGTAGAAGGATAGATATGATGCAGGCACTGAAATCTATCGCTGGGCTTGACATTCCATCAGATTTGTCAAGCGACGAGGCTAACAAATACCTCGCGACAACGTGTGAGAAGTATGGAATCAGATGCTCGCCGCCTCAAACAACAGCACGGTTGCTTGACAAGGTTTCATTCATGTCTCCTGGACACCAGCCTTTGTTGGAACTACTTGTTAAAACTTGGCTTGTTTAACTTATCTTGCAACTTATGATTTATCTGTTGAGTTTATCATAATCTATTAAGCCAAACATTCCATAACATCTATTGAGCATACTAGTTTCTTCTGTATCAGATTACTGGGCATTTCCTGGAGGCCACATGTGTGAACCCAACTTTTATCATCAATCATCCAGAGATAATGAGCCCACTGGCCAAATGGCACAGGACTCAGTCAGGACTGACAGAAAGATTCGAGTTATTCATCAACAAGCATGAGGTAAATTCTGCTATTCTGCAACACTATGCGTTAATGCCGCACATTTCCCCCTAATTTATGAAGTGTAATTTGGTGTTGCTGTAACCTCCTGATAGGTATGCAATGCCTACACCGAGTTGAACGATCCATTGGTGCAAAGACAACGATTTCAAGAgcagctgagggtatgtaccagaaaCCGAAACTTTCCGCTGAAACCTTCTATAGATTACATTTCTATAGCCACGTTTTCTGAAAGCCTGCGTGCCCTTCTGTGAAACCTTGCTCCTCCCAGAGTCGGCAATCGGGAGACGACGAAGCGATGGCGCTCGATGAGGCGTTCTGCACTGCTCTCGAGTATGGTTTGCCACCAACGGGCGGTTGGGGGATGGGAATTGATCGGATCGCAATGCTTCTAACGGACTCGCAGAACATCAAGGTTTCTGCAAGCTCCCTCTTTGTATCTCTGTTCTTTGCACCACACAGCTTTTCTCTGCTCAGCGATTTCTAAGCTACCCCGCACTGGCTTTTGTGAATTTTTCAGGAGGTTCTTCTATTCCCAACGATGAAGCCCCAACTACCTGGGTAGTAGGAAACCGCTATTTCAACTGAAGAAAGACAACAAACAACAATATTACATGTACATATAATTAAGAAACATGCATGGTTTCACACGAGTGTTGTATCCTTGTTGAAGACTGCTACTTGGAGTGTTTGATATTTGTGGATTCGTGTTTGACCATATTGGAttcgtgtttgatttggagttGGAGTGG
Proteins encoded:
- the LOC123095774 gene encoding 50S ribosomal protein L18 yields the protein MVIPAPARAPAITKFLKPYVLKMHFTNNFVTAQVIHTPSATIACAASSQEKILRPSMESTRDVAAAAKIGKLLGERLLFRGIPAVSVSMSRDQTYHGKVKAIIDSLMAAGVKLL
- the LOC123095773 gene encoding lysine--tRNA ligase, coding for MEQEGDNMDIAGDGILPQQHGPAGDGEETDPTQYYENRLKMLDSLRSAGVEPYPHKFDIAISIADYVAKYNSLGAGEHLLTVTESLAGRVMSKRVSSSKLFFYDLYGDGVKVQVMAGASYSEVAETEFYKCHSVVKRGDIVGIIGYPGRSSRGELSIFARNLILLSPCLHMLPNQRTGRCTAVAGKTTRAKADADCWVPGIGRNTEAYVLKDQETRYRQRYLDLMVNHQVRHIFRTRSRVISFIRRFLDERNFLEVETPMMNLIPGGASAKPFVTHHNELNMDLYMRIAPELHLKQLVVGGLDRVYEIGKQFRNEGFDLTHSPEFTGCEFYMAYADYNDLMELTETILSGMVMELTGSTKIKYHANGADNPPIEIDFTPPYRRIDMMQALKSIAGLDIPSDLSSDEANKYLATTCEKYGIRCSPPQTTARLLDKITGHFLEATCVNPTFIINHPEIMSPLAKWHRTQSGLTERFELFINKHEVCNAYTELNDPLVQRQRFQEQLRSRQSGDDEAMALDEAFCTALEYGLPPTGGWGMGIDRIAMLLTDSQNIKEVLLFPTMKPQLPG